The Salvelinus sp. IW2-2015 linkage group LG34, ASM291031v2, whole genome shotgun sequence genome has a window encoding:
- the LOC111958463 gene encoding coiled-coil domain-containing protein 86: MSTSEKTTPNEGLDAEEDELPPPVVTRTRSGRRVRTPAVYLDSEVPKTPTRRTRKSVIQELPNENAENQXEPKPAVVVVEPVADETRAKKLPSRASKSNALATAEAKPVKSDXPVEKSLGTFIPAVSHHCTEKENKVGPVPMETVPDRPNKTAKKRTRSESNEKLGQIPLGKPKSGRVWKDRNKQRFSTLVRDKPLCSSWEKKMAAKREKELVKKYSLQLKEDKAREKEEKRKRHEENLKRRAENERKAEVVQVIRNTTKIKRMKKKQLRKIEKRDTLAMLQKSRPRNPKAAQKGGKGDK; the protein is encoded by the exons ATGTCGACAAGTGAGAAAACAACACCAAACGAAGGACTGGATGCCGAAGAGGACGAGTTGCCTCCTCCCGTTGTGACTCGGACTCGTAGCGGGCGCAGAGTACGGACCCCAGCTGTGTATCTTGACTCTGAAGTGCCGAAGACTCCAACACGCCGAACAAGGAAATCTGTCATTCAAGAGTTACCGAATGAGAATGCAGAGAACCAGAYGGAACCCAAACCAGCGGTTGTAGTCGTGGAACCCGTTGCCGATGAGACTCGTGCGAAAAAACTTCCAAGCAGGGCGTCCAAATCAAATGCATTGGCAACAGCTGAGGCAAAACCAGTCAAATCAGACAMACCTGTAGAGAAATCATTAGGTACATTTATTCCAGCTGTGTCACATCATTGCACCGAGAAGGAAAACAAGGTTGGTCCCGTACCAATGGAGACTGTTCCGGACCGCCCAAATAAAACAGCCAAAAAGAGGACTCGTTCAGAGTCTAATGAGAAACTTGGCCAGATACCGTTAGGGAAACCGAAATCCGGACGGGTATGGAAAGACCGCAACAAGCAAAG GTTCTCTACTCTTGTAAGAGACAAGCCACTGTGCTCCTCCTGGGAGAAGAAGATGGCGGCCAAGCGAGAGAAGGAGCTGGTGAAGAAGTATTCCCTGCAACTGAAGGAGGACAAAGCCAGGGAGAAAGAG GAAAAGAGGAAGCGGCATGAGGAGAACTTGAAAAGGCGAGCTGAGAATGAGAGGAAGGCCGAAGTTGTGCAAGTG ATCCGGAACACAACAAAGATCAAGAGGATGAAGAAGAAACAGCTGAGGAAGATTGAGAAGAGGGACACACTCGCCATGCTGCAGAAATCACGGCCCAGGAACCCAAAAGCTGCACAGAAAGGTGGCAAAGGGGACAAGTAG